In the genome of Pelorhabdus rhamnosifermentans, one region contains:
- the hypD gene encoding hydrogenase formation protein HypD encodes MPNNQGDEIRQAAAVLVKEIDRLVKQPVRIMEVCGTHTVAIFRAGIRQLLPSQVELVSGPGCPVCVTPNDYLDTAIAYSRCDDVIITTFGDMLRVPGSSSSLRAEKAVGADVRIVYSPLESLDIAASNPGKKIIFLAIGFEATAPTAAATVLTAEKLGLDNFYVLSAHKLVPPALRALMADRKVKVDGFLLPGHVSAIIGEQPYHFLEREYHVPAIIAGFEPLDILQSVYMLVKQIHTGTAVVENQYSRVVKPGGNQVARQVLAQVYEEADATWRGIGVMQGSGLRVNSKYRRFDVRVRLPVQVENTCEDAACRCGEVLRGLVKPADCLLFGKTCVPEHPVGSCMVSVEGTCAAWYKYGAWRWQK; translated from the coding sequence TTGCCTAATAATCAAGGTGATGAAATACGCCAAGCCGCCGCAGTTCTTGTAAAGGAAATTGATCGGCTTGTCAAGCAACCAGTGCGTATAATGGAAGTATGTGGTACGCACACTGTGGCGATTTTCAGAGCAGGCATCCGTCAGCTATTACCATCTCAAGTGGAGTTGGTCAGCGGGCCGGGTTGTCCGGTATGTGTCACTCCCAATGATTATCTTGATACGGCTATTGCCTATAGCCGCTGTGACGACGTAATCATTACCACTTTCGGTGATATGCTGCGGGTACCTGGGTCATCTTCTAGTTTGAGAGCGGAAAAAGCGGTTGGAGCCGACGTTCGAATTGTTTATTCACCGCTGGAAAGCCTGGATATTGCTGCTAGCAATCCAGGAAAAAAGATTATTTTTCTGGCCATCGGATTTGAAGCAACGGCACCGACTGCCGCTGCCACTGTGTTGACTGCTGAGAAGCTAGGCCTAGACAATTTTTATGTGCTTTCCGCGCATAAACTGGTGCCACCGGCTTTGCGCGCTCTAATGGCAGATAGGAAGGTGAAGGTAGACGGTTTTTTATTGCCAGGTCACGTTAGTGCCATCATCGGTGAACAGCCTTATCATTTTTTGGAGCGGGAATATCATGTGCCCGCCATTATTGCCGGATTTGAGCCGTTGGATATTTTACAGTCGGTCTATATGCTGGTTAAGCAGATCCATACAGGTACAGCTGTGGTGGAAAATCAATACAGCCGCGTAGTCAAGCCCGGTGGCAATCAGGTGGCGCGACAGGTGCTGGCTCAAGTATACGAGGAAGCCGATGCGACTTGGCGGGGAATAGGGGTTATGCAGGGGTCGGGGCTGAGAGTAAATAGTAAGTATCGCCGCTTTGACGTTAGAGTCCGTTTGCCAGTTCAAGTGGAAAATACCTGCGAAGATGCGGCCTGCCGTTGCGGCGAGGTTTTGCGCGGATTAGTCAAGCCCGCCGACTGCCTGCTATTCGGTAAGACATGTGTTCCTGAACATCCGGTGGGGTCGTGCATGGTATCAGTAGAAGGAACTTGTGCGGCTTGGTACAAATACGGAGCCTGGAGGTGGCAGAAGTGA
- a CDS encoding TM1266 family iron-only hydrogenase system putative regulator, with translation METRIALIGIVVENTDSVRKLNEILHEYGEYIVGRMGIPYAKRNISVISIVMDAPSDIVSALSGKLGMIPYDNIKTVYSKLSSSADE, from the coding sequence ATGGAAACTAGAATTGCCCTCATTGGAATTGTCGTTGAAAATACGGATTCTGTCAGAAAACTTAACGAAATTCTTCACGAATACGGAGAATACATTGTAGGTAGAATGGGAATTCCCTACGCTAAACGTAATATTTCAGTTATTAGCATTGTTATGGATGCACCTAGTGATATTGTCAGTGCTCTCTCCGGCAAGTTAGGAATGATTCCCTATGATAATATTAAAACGGTATATTCTAAGCTATCTTCAAGCGCAGATGAATGA
- a CDS encoding HypC/HybG/HupF family hydrogenase formation chaperone: MCLAIPAKLIGKIDRLATVEVGGITRKVSLMLLPDAQVGDFVLVHAGFAIQTVEEEEAKRTMELLKELTELA; the protein is encoded by the coding sequence ATGTGTTTGGCGATACCAGCAAAATTGATCGGTAAAATAGATAGGCTCGCGACGGTAGAAGTAGGTGGTATAACTCGCAAAGTCAGCTTGATGCTTTTGCCAGATGCTCAAGTCGGTGATTTTGTGCTCGTTCATGCTGGCTTTGCCATCCAGACGGTAGAAGAGGAAGAAGCAAAGCGTACCATGGAACTTTTGAAGGAGCTGACCGAGCTTGCCTAA
- the hypE gene encoding hydrogenase expression/formation protein HypE — MKNERIQLAHGSGGKLSQELVAKVMVPAFDNEVLNELHDGAKVTIQGARLAFTTDSYVVKPLFFAGGDIGKLAVCGTVNDLSMTGAIPSYISAGFIIEEGFPFADLSRIVESMRVAAEEAGVLIVTGDTKVVGKGAVDGIYINTAGIGSVIEGTDISPSKVRPEQDIILSGCVGDHSIAVMAGRHDLSLPQTITSDCAPLNGLVKEILAAVPQVAVLRDPTRGGLAATLNEIAMQAGVGIIVEETAIPIRPEVVAVCEIMGFDPLYLANEGKMLIFVESQFSAEVLAIMKAHKYGRAAQVIGKVTASPAGQVGVRSLIGGVRLLDMPVGEQLPRIC, encoded by the coding sequence GTGAAAAATGAAAGAATTCAACTAGCGCATGGTAGTGGAGGTAAACTAAGCCAGGAACTGGTGGCAAAGGTGATGGTGCCTGCTTTCGACAATGAGGTACTCAATGAATTGCATGATGGTGCCAAAGTTACTATTCAAGGGGCTAGGCTGGCCTTCACCACTGATTCCTATGTTGTCAAACCGTTGTTTTTTGCCGGTGGCGACATCGGCAAATTGGCAGTGTGTGGCACAGTAAATGATTTGTCGATGACGGGTGCCATTCCCAGTTATATTTCCGCCGGGTTTATTATCGAAGAAGGTTTTCCTTTTGCCGATCTTTCCCGGATTGTCGAGTCGATGCGGGTGGCAGCGGAGGAAGCGGGAGTTCTTATCGTCACCGGCGACACCAAGGTCGTGGGAAAAGGCGCAGTTGACGGAATCTATATAAATACAGCGGGAATTGGTTCTGTCATAGAAGGGACCGATATATCCCCATCGAAGGTTCGTCCGGAACAGGATATTATTCTCAGCGGTTGTGTTGGCGATCATTCGATAGCTGTTATGGCAGGGAGGCACGATCTGAGCTTGCCGCAAACGATTACCAGCGACTGCGCACCTTTGAATGGGTTGGTAAAAGAGATCCTGGCGGCGGTGCCCCAAGTCGCGGTGCTTAGAGATCCCACCAGGGGTGGATTGGCCGCAACACTCAATGAAATTGCTATGCAGGCCGGGGTTGGTATTATTGTCGAAGAAACGGCCATTCCGATCCGGCCTGAGGTTGTAGCGGTCTGTGAAATAATGGGTTTTGATCCATTGTATCTCGCCAATGAGGGAAAAATGTTGATTTTTGTTGAATCTCAATTTAGCGCAGAAGTACTGGCAATTATGAAAGCACATAAATACGGAAGAGCGGCTCAGGTCATTGGTAAAGTGACTGCCTCCCCTGCGGGACAGGTCGGTGTGCGTAGCTTAATTGGCGGAGTTAGGTTGCTAGATATGCCAGTAGGTGAGCAACTCCCTCGAATTTGTTAA
- the arsS gene encoding arsenosugar biosynthesis radical SAM (seleno)protein ArsS (Some members of this family are selenoproteins.) codes for MNKFQEYVDKAKQSLIRDTIDCIQVNMGYLCNLQCLHCHVEAGPGRQETMSLAVVEDCLRFAQSAGEIDVDITGGSPEMNRHLTHFISSLRQIKSVKRIIVRSNLAILQDSAYSHLPEFFAANGVEIVASMPCYTESNVTAQRGKGVYSANIEVLKQLNSLGYGTGKPELKLSLVYNPGGDCLPGPQSELEVAYKENLGNDFGITFDTLFTITNMPIGRFRTDLVNKELLDDYMDLLISNFNAKNLEKVMCRKQINVDWKGRLFDCDFNQMLQVPASTSGTIDSVTARDLVGLTIKTGDHCFGCTAGAGSSCQGSFA; via the coding sequence ATGAACAAGTTTCAGGAGTATGTTGACAAGGCAAAGCAATCGCTGATAAGGGATACCATTGATTGCATACAGGTGAATATGGGCTATTTGTGCAACCTGCAGTGCCTTCATTGTCACGTGGAAGCCGGGCCTGGCCGTCAGGAGACGATGAGTCTGGCGGTTGTGGAGGATTGTCTGCGATTTGCTCAAAGCGCCGGGGAAATTGACGTGGATATTACTGGCGGTTCGCCGGAAATGAATCGTCATTTGACGCATTTTATCAGTAGTCTTCGGCAAATAAAATCTGTCAAGCGGATCATAGTGCGATCTAATCTGGCAATTTTGCAGGATTCGGCGTATAGTCATCTGCCAGAGTTTTTTGCTGCGAACGGGGTGGAAATTGTCGCTTCTATGCCCTGCTATACGGAGAGTAATGTTACCGCCCAGCGTGGCAAGGGCGTATATTCCGCCAACATTGAAGTTCTGAAGCAATTGAATAGTCTCGGCTATGGCACTGGAAAACCCGAACTGAAACTGAGTCTGGTGTATAATCCTGGCGGTGACTGTCTACCCGGTCCTCAGAGTGAACTGGAGGTTGCTTACAAAGAAAATCTGGGCAATGATTTTGGCATTACGTTTGACACTCTTTTTACAATAACAAATATGCCGATTGGTCGGTTCCGCACCGATTTGGTGAACAAGGAATTGCTTGATGATTACATGGATTTGCTTATCAGCAATTTTAATGCTAAAAACTTGGAGAAGGTCATGTGTCGAAAGCAGATAAACGTGGATTGGAAAGGCAGGCTGTTTGACTGTGACTTCAATCAGATGCTCCAGGTGCCTGCTTCCACTTCTGGCACCATCGATAGCGTAACGGCCAGGGACTTGGTGGGTTTGACAATTAAGACGGGTGATCACTGTTTCGGTTGTACTGCCGGTGCAGGGAGCAGTTGCCAGGGGAGCTTTGCGTAA